Within the Synechococcales cyanobacterium T60_A2020_003 genome, the region AAGGATGATCAGGCTCACCTTGAGGTCGTCCGGGTATTAAGCTTCGACTTTGTAGCTATCGGGTTTAGCGATCTGAATCATGCGGTTGAGCGCAACACATTTGATGAACAATTCCACGGCTTGATTGTCAAATTGACGTGCACTGAGATTGCCCCCAAAAATAGTCTTAAAGCGGAACATGGTAGTTTCAGCAATCGAACGACGATGATAGC harbors:
- a CDS encoding IS5/IS1182 family transposase, whose protein sequence is YHRRSIAETTMFRFKTIFGGNLSARQFDNQAVELFIKCVALNRMIQIAKPDSYKVEA